A single region of the SAR324 cluster bacterium genome encodes:
- the ybeY gene encoding rRNA maturation RNase YbeY: FEKERTVSVYITDAVEMQRLNVKYRGKESSTDVLSWSYYEDDHSAVHVGDLAVSWDDVCQQADTNGWDAKTEMIRMLVHGCCHLYGLDHERSKDEEIEMLALEEQLLTHLGLSGLYDKSPHP, translated from the coding sequence TGTTTGAAAAGGAGCGCACTGTTTCAGTCTACATCACTGACGCAGTTGAGATGCAACGATTGAATGTAAAATATCGAGGTAAGGAGAGCAGTACTGATGTGCTCTCTTGGTCCTATTATGAAGATGACCATTCAGCAGTGCATGTTGGAGATCTTGCAGTCAGTTGGGATGATGTTTGCCAACAAGCAGATACCAATGGATGGGATGCAAAGACTGAGATGATTCGAATGTTGGTCCATGGCTGCTGTCACTTATATGGGTTAGACCATGAGAGGTCTAAAGATGAAGAGATAGAAATGCTAGCCTTGGAGGAACAACTGCTGACACACCTTGGCCTATCTGGATTGTACGACAAATCTCCGCACCCCTAG